Proteins encoded together in one Bradyrhizobium sp. PSBB068 window:
- a CDS encoding response regulator transcription factor — MRILIVDDHPIVASGCRTVFADDPEIILLEASDAESGERAFVAEKPDLCVIDINLPTVSGFELARRILTRDASARLIMFSMNDDPVFAARAIDIGAKGYVSKTGDPNDLVEAVREVGNGGVYLPPAIARNVAFARPGFAQNPLSKLTSREMEILRLLSSGKSLSEIAWLVHSSYKTVANTSSIMRQKLGVRTSAELVRLAIESGVG; from the coding sequence ATGCGCATTCTGATCGTTGATGATCATCCCATCGTTGCCTCCGGCTGTCGCACCGTGTTCGCCGACGATCCCGAGATCATCCTGCTCGAAGCATCGGATGCCGAGAGCGGCGAGCGCGCGTTCGTCGCGGAGAAGCCTGATCTCTGCGTGATCGACATCAACCTGCCCACCGTCTCCGGCTTCGAGCTGGCCCGGCGCATCCTGACCCGTGATGCCTCCGCGCGCCTCATCATGTTCAGCATGAACGACGACCCGGTGTTCGCCGCCCGTGCCATCGACATCGGCGCCAAGGGCTACGTCTCGAAGACCGGCGACCCCAATGATCTGGTCGAGGCGGTGCGCGAGGTCGGCAATGGCGGCGTCTATCTGCCGCCGGCGATCGCCCGCAATGTCGCCTTTGCCCGGCCGGGCTTTGCGCAAAATCCGCTCTCCAAACTCACGTCGCGCGAGATGGAGATCCTGCGCCTGCTCAGTTCCGGCAAGAGCCTGTCGGAGATCGCCTGGCTGGTGCATTCGTCATACAAGACGGTCGCGAACACGTCATCGATCATGCGCCAGAAGCTTGGCGTGCGCACCTCGGCCGAGCTGGTGCGCCTCGCGATCGAGAGCGGTGTCGGCTGA